One Nostoc sp. UHCC 0302 DNA window includes the following coding sequences:
- the rpmG gene encoding 50S ribosomal protein L33, with protein sequence MAKSKGARIIVTLECTECRTNPDKRSAGVSRYTSTKNRRNTTNRLELNKFCTHCNKHTVHKEIK encoded by the coding sequence ATGGCTAAGAGTAAAGGTGCCCGCATAATCGTGACACTTGAATGTACGGAATGCCGCACTAACCCAGACAAGCGCTCTGCTGGTGTTTCACGCTATACCAGCACTAAGAACCGCCGCAACACAACTAATCGGCTAGAACTGAACAAGTTCTGCACCCACTGCAACAAACACACTGTTCACAAGGAAATTAAGTAG
- a CDS encoding SDR family NAD(P)-dependent oxidoreductase, translating into MSFIDEINPAHALIVGASQGIGLGFVKRLLQDDRIAKVYATYRQPESASELIALADENSERLTCLLMDITDELHISGCVEQIRTKTNKLHLVVNCVGLLHEGTLQPEKSLKQLNSENLLRYFQINSIGAVLLAKYLLPLLRHQERSVFATISAKLGSIGDNQLGGWYGYRASKAALNMFIRTVAIEYRRSCPKTLVVTLHPGTTDTRLSSPFQSNVPTEKLFLVERTVEQLLTVIEQLQESDSGQFFSWDGSRLPW; encoded by the coding sequence ATGTCTTTTATTGATGAAATTAATCCTGCCCACGCATTAATTGTTGGAGCCAGCCAAGGCATAGGTTTGGGTTTTGTGAAAAGATTGCTGCAAGATGACAGAATTGCTAAAGTTTATGCAACTTATCGGCAACCAGAATCTGCTTCTGAGTTAATCGCTCTTGCAGATGAAAATTCAGAGCGATTAACTTGTTTATTGATGGATATTACTGATGAGTTACATATTTCTGGATGTGTGGAACAGATACGTACCAAAACTAACAAGCTACATTTAGTAGTTAACTGTGTAGGATTGCTGCATGAGGGGACTTTACAACCAGAAAAAAGCTTAAAACAGCTAAATTCAGAAAATTTGCTGCGTTACTTTCAGATAAATAGTATTGGTGCTGTCTTACTGGCTAAATATTTATTGCCTCTATTGCGTCATCAAGAACGTAGTGTTTTTGCAACTATTTCTGCCAAACTTGGGAGTATTGGCGATAATCAACTTGGTGGCTGGTATGGTTATCGCGCCTCGAAAGCTGCACTCAATATGTTTATCCGAACTGTTGCAATTGAGTATCGCAGAAGTTGTCCTAAAACTTTAGTAGTGACATTGCATCCTGGTACGACTGATACACGCCTTTCTAGTCCTTTCCAAAGCAATGTACCTACGGAGAAATTATTCTTAGTAGAGCGCACTGTTGAGCAATTGCTGACTGTTATTGAACAACTTCAAGAAAGCGATAGTGGACAATTTTTTTCTTGGGATGGAAGCAGATTGCCTTGGTAA
- the mnmE gene encoding tRNA uridine-5-carboxymethylaminomethyl(34) synthesis GTPase MnmE — protein MSELFATVGTIAAIATAVVPQQGSVGIVRVSGSQAMALAQTLFHTPGRQVWESHRILYGYIRHPQTQQLVDEALLLIMKAPRSYTREDVVEFHCHGGIMAVQQVLQLCLENGARLAQPGEFTLRAFLNGRLDLTQAEGIADLVGARSPQAAQTALAGLQGKLAHPIRQLRANCLDILAEIEARIDFEEDLAPLDYKGIISEIDQIAGQITRLLETKDKGELLRTGLKVAIVGRPNVGKSSLLNAWSQSDRAIVTDLPGTTRDVVESQLVVGGIPIQVLDTAGIRETADQVEKIGVERSRRAASAADLVLLTIDASVGWMQGDQEIYEQVQHRPLILVINKIDLVKETERKTLQSKIPNSQSQIFTAAAQNQGIEELETAILEIVQAGKVQAADMDLAINQRQAAALTQAKISLEQVQATINDQLPLDFWTIDLRGAIQALGEITGEEVTESVLDRIFSRFCIGK, from the coding sequence ATGTCGGAACTCTTTGCCACTGTTGGAACCATCGCCGCGATCGCAACTGCTGTTGTTCCCCAACAAGGTAGTGTGGGGATTGTGCGGGTATCTGGTTCCCAAGCGATGGCTCTAGCTCAAACTCTGTTTCACACACCTGGGCGTCAAGTTTGGGAATCTCACCGCATTCTCTACGGTTACATCCGCCATCCCCAGACGCAACAACTGGTGGATGAAGCTCTGTTGCTGATTATGAAAGCACCCCGTTCTTATACACGTGAAGATGTGGTGGAATTCCATTGCCACGGCGGAATTATGGCAGTGCAGCAAGTCTTGCAACTGTGTTTGGAAAATGGTGCTAGATTAGCCCAACCCGGAGAATTTACTCTCCGCGCCTTTTTAAATGGGCGATTGGATTTAACACAAGCTGAAGGTATTGCCGATTTAGTTGGAGCGCGATCGCCTCAAGCTGCTCAAACTGCCTTAGCTGGTTTACAGGGAAAATTAGCTCATCCAATTCGGCAGTTACGCGCTAACTGTTTAGATATCTTGGCAGAAATTGAAGCCAGGATTGATTTTGAGGAAGACTTAGCACCGTTGGATTATAAAGGCATCATATCAGAAATTGATCAAATTGCTGGCCAAATTACTAGGTTATTAGAAACTAAAGATAAAGGTGAACTGCTACGTACAGGTTTAAAAGTAGCTATTGTCGGGCGTCCCAATGTTGGTAAGTCCAGTTTATTGAACGCTTGGAGCCAGAGCGATCGCGCCATTGTCACAGACTTACCTGGAACAACTCGTGATGTGGTGGAATCTCAGCTAGTTGTGGGGGGAATTCCCATACAAGTATTAGATACAGCGGGGATTAGAGAAACAGCAGACCAAGTGGAAAAAATTGGCGTTGAGCGATCGCGTCGTGCTGCCAGTGCAGCTGATTTAGTATTGTTGACAATTGATGCTTCAGTTGGTTGGATGCAAGGCGACCAAGAAATTTACGAACAGGTGCAACACCGTCCGTTGATTTTGGTAATTAACAAAATCGATTTAGTCAAAGAAACTGAAAGGAAAACTCTTCAATCTAAAATCCCAAATTCCCAATCTCAAATTTTCACAGCCGCAGCCCAAAACCAAGGGATTGAAGAATTAGAAACAGCAATTTTAGAGATAGTTCAAGCTGGAAAAGTCCAAGCTGCTGATATGGATTTAGCAATTAATCAAAGGCAAGCAGCCGCCTTAACTCAAGCTAAAATTTCTTTAGAACAAGTGCAAGCAACAATTAACGATCAGTTACCTCTTGATTTCTGGACAATTGACTTACGCGGCGCAATTCAAGCACTAGGAGAAATAACTGGTGAGGAAGTAACAGAATCAGTACTTGACAGAATTTTTAGTAGGTTTTGTATAGGCAAATAA
- the glp gene encoding gephyrin-like molybdotransferase Glp, protein MLPVSDAEATILNLVKPLDHQRDTEIVDLLAADSRILATPVTSPLDFPHWDNSAMDGYAVRYEDVQHSSEEKPTVLSIVEEIPAGYQPKSTIQAGQAARIFTGAVMPKGADTVVIQERTRQEDNRVFILTTPKLQDFVRHKASFYQAGTPLLPAGIRLNAPEIAVLAAAQCPQLNVYRRPRVAIFSTGNELVTPEKPLQPGQIVDSNQYALAALVRESGAEPLILGIVKDEPIALQEVIVHAIANADIVLSSGGVSVGDYDYVDKILESLEAKIHIRAVEMRPGKPLTVATFPTCTDAINRVYTKHSTLYFGLPGNPAAVLVTFWRFVQPVIKKLAGIAEGWEPVFLKVRSHDELRSDGKRETYIWGRLNLTDGVYEFYKAGGSHSSGNLINLAQTNALAVLPVGKTLISAGDEVQVLQIINA, encoded by the coding sequence ATGCTACCAGTCAGCGATGCAGAAGCAACTATATTAAATTTGGTAAAACCGTTAGATCATCAACGGGATACAGAAATTGTAGATTTATTAGCAGCAGATAGTCGCATTTTGGCAACGCCTGTCACCAGTCCGCTGGATTTTCCTCATTGGGATAATTCGGCAATGGATGGCTATGCTGTACGTTACGAAGATGTGCAGCACTCTAGCGAAGAAAAACCAACCGTTTTGTCAATTGTTGAAGAGATTCCTGCTGGATATCAACCCAAATCCACAATTCAAGCAGGACAAGCAGCGCGGATTTTTACGGGTGCAGTCATGCCAAAAGGTGCAGATACTGTAGTCATACAAGAGAGGACACGCCAGGAAGATAACCGTGTTTTTATCTTAACTACACCAAAACTCCAAGATTTTGTTAGACACAAAGCATCTTTTTACCAAGCTGGAACACCACTACTACCAGCAGGGATTAGGTTAAATGCTCCAGAAATTGCTGTGTTAGCAGCTGCACAATGCCCACAATTAAATGTTTACCGCCGTCCACGGGTGGCGATTTTTTCAACAGGTAATGAGTTGGTAACACCTGAGAAACCGCTGCAACCAGGGCAAATAGTCGATTCTAATCAGTATGCCTTGGCAGCTTTGGTAAGAGAAAGTGGGGCAGAACCGTTGATTTTAGGTATTGTGAAGGATGAACCAATTGCCCTTCAGGAAGTTATTGTCCACGCCATAGCTAACGCCGATATAGTTCTTTCTTCTGGTGGGGTTTCAGTCGGAGATTACGACTATGTTGACAAAATTTTGGAGTCATTAGAGGCAAAAATTCACATTCGTGCTGTGGAAATGAGGCCAGGAAAACCCCTCACCGTTGCCACTTTTCCAACTTGTACAGACGCGATTAATCGCGTCTATACGAAGCACTCAACACTTTATTTTGGTTTACCTGGGAACCCGGCTGCTGTGTTGGTGACTTTTTGGCGGTTTGTGCAACCAGTCATTAAAAAACTTGCTGGAATTGCTGAAGGTTGGGAACCAGTATTTTTGAAAGTGCGATCGCATGATGAGTTGCGATCGGACGGCAAGCGAGAAACTTATATTTGGGGACGTTTAAATTTAACTGATGGGGTTTATGAATTCTACAAAGCTGGTGGTAGTCATAGTTCTGGTAACTTAATTAATTTAGCTCAAACTAATGCCTTAGCAGTTTTACCAGTGGGTAAAACATTAATTTCCGCAGGAGATGAGGTACAAGTTTTGCAGATTATAAATGCGTAA
- a CDS encoding ribonuclease R family protein has protein sequence MEKGTLVEFRVQGDRRLGIVERPDGKTRWFVVDERGQSHSLAPRQITYTVNGQTYKLSEINSFLEQVQPYLDPSSLEVAWELLVEDGETVTPDQMANLLFSESDPPYCYAAYCLLSEDKLYFKQKGEAYEPRTAAQVAERKHQIEVEALKAKGQQEFLARVEQALKGEAVEWQRHDRQRIEGLEKYAALLADTARMGVNYDSLARAYPPPAPVLETMTMLGRSATPQGAFQLLVDLGWWNPNENLFLRRSSIPIQFPNKVLEVAQQRLDFPPTDLDANRLDLTHLKVYTIDDESTTEIDDGLSWEILPDSKERLWIHIADPTRLLAPEDDLDLEARKRGSTVYLPTGMIPMFPELLATGPMSLVQGKVCYALSFGVVLDPNGAVQDYSIHASLIKPTYRLTYEDVDEMLELGVEAEPEIKAIATWAQRRKTWRYAQGAISINMPEAMIKVKDDEINIDILDDSPSRQLVAEMMILAGEVAARYGQAHNIPLPFRGQPQPELPPEEELLLLPAGFVRACAMRRCMPKSEMSITPLRHAGLGLNTYTQATSPIRRYSDLLTHFQLKAHLRGEVLPFSAEALKEVMMTVTTTTQEVTMVERQTNRYYALEYLRRHPEQVWQVTVLMWLREDSNLALILLEDLGLQLPMSFRRIVRLGEQILVKVSLADPQKDMIQFQEIIYQEAQIAAN, from the coding sequence GTGGAGAAGGGGACGCTAGTTGAATTTAGGGTTCAAGGCGATCGTCGTCTGGGGATCGTAGAACGTCCAGACGGAAAAACCCGCTGGTTTGTGGTAGATGAACGCGGTCAATCCCACAGCCTCGCGCCTAGACAAATTACCTATACAGTCAACGGTCAAACATACAAGCTATCTGAAATAAACAGCTTTTTGGAACAGGTTCAGCCTTATTTAGATCCATCTAGCTTGGAAGTGGCTTGGGAATTATTAGTAGAGGATGGGGAAACAGTCACCCCAGACCAAATGGCGAATCTGCTTTTTTCGGAATCAGATCCGCCTTATTGTTACGCCGCCTACTGCTTGTTATCAGAAGATAAACTCTATTTCAAGCAAAAAGGCGAGGCTTACGAGCCGCGAACTGCTGCTCAGGTGGCAGAACGCAAGCACCAGATAGAAGTAGAGGCTCTCAAAGCTAAGGGACAGCAGGAATTTTTGGCTCGTGTAGAGCAGGCACTCAAGGGTGAAGCAGTAGAATGGCAGCGCCACGATCGCCAGCGCATAGAAGGACTGGAAAAATACGCAGCGCTACTTGCTGACACCGCGCGGATGGGTGTCAATTATGACTCTTTGGCTCGTGCTTATCCTCCTCCAGCTCCAGTTTTGGAAACTATGACCATGCTGGGACGCTCCGCGACTCCTCAAGGAGCCTTTCAACTTTTGGTGGACTTGGGGTGGTGGAATCCTAATGAAAATTTGTTCCTGCGTCGTTCGTCAATTCCGATTCAATTTCCCAACAAGGTATTAGAAGTGGCGCAGCAGCGTTTGGATTTCCCACCGACCGATTTAGATGCAAATCGCCTGGATTTGACTCACCTCAAGGTATATACAATTGATGATGAAAGTACCACCGAGATCGACGATGGTCTAAGTTGGGAAATACTACCTGATAGCAAAGAGCGATTGTGGATACACATAGCTGATCCCACTCGCTTGTTAGCACCAGAAGATGATTTAGACTTAGAAGCTAGAAAGCGAGGTAGTACAGTTTACCTACCTACGGGGATGATTCCCATGTTCCCAGAGCTATTGGCAACTGGCCCAATGAGCTTGGTACAAGGAAAGGTTTGTTACGCCCTCAGCTTTGGTGTTGTTTTAGATCCTAACGGGGCAGTACAAGATTACAGCATTCATGCCAGCTTGATTAAGCCGACTTACCGCCTTACCTACGAAGATGTCGATGAAATGCTGGAATTAGGCGTGGAAGCCGAGCCAGAAATTAAAGCGATCGCAACTTGGGCGCAGCGGCGTAAAACTTGGCGATATGCTCAAGGAGCCATCAGCATTAATATGCCGGAGGCAATGATCAAAGTCAAAGATGACGAGATCAACATTGACATCTTAGATGATTCCCCGTCCCGGCAACTAGTAGCAGAGATGATGATTCTTGCCGGTGAAGTTGCAGCTCGCTACGGTCAAGCTCACAATATTCCTTTGCCCTTTCGTGGTCAACCACAGCCAGAATTACCCCCAGAAGAAGAATTACTCTTGCTTCCCGCAGGATTTGTTCGCGCCTGCGCTATGCGTCGTTGTATGCCTAAGAGTGAAATGAGCATCACGCCTTTGCGTCATGCTGGTTTAGGTTTAAATACTTACACTCAAGCAACTTCTCCTATTCGCCGCTACAGTGACTTGCTTACCCACTTTCAATTAAAAGCCCACTTGCGCGGTGAGGTTCTGCCATTTTCAGCGGAAGCACTAAAAGAAGTGATGATGACTGTGACCACGACTACCCAAGAGGTAACGATGGTGGAACGTCAAACTAATAGATATTATGCTCTAGAGTATTTACGCCGTCATCCAGAGCAAGTTTGGCAGGTCACAGTCTTGATGTGGCTACGGGAAGACAGCAACTTAGCATTAATTCTGTTAGAAGATTTGGGCTTACAGTTGCCAATGTCTTTTAGACGCATCGTGAGATTGGGCGAACAAATATTAGTAAAAGTTAGCCTTGCTGACCCGCAAAAAGATATGATCCAGTTCCAGG
- a CDS encoding RDD family protein, giving the protein MTIERVRPKHYPKAEIGRRGLALGLDFIVVWLISSLLGSGNIGIQFAQILVFIIGWLVLRVVLVYNNQGQSLGRWAFDLKVLEVENGQVVGRIPDLQALSKREAIIGCGALLVAVALTNIRANPTAILLILPLAIDCSSAFSDTQMRQAWHDRYAGTFIVSSRRGYSLDIKVKRLLDNVRRNVRR; this is encoded by the coding sequence ATGACCATCGAACGAGTTCGCCCAAAACACTATCCCAAGGCTGAGATTGGGCGCAGAGGTTTGGCCTTGGGGCTTGATTTTATCGTTGTTTGGTTAATCAGTTCTTTACTAGGAAGCGGCAATATCGGTATTCAATTTGCTCAAATCCTAGTTTTTATCATCGGTTGGCTGGTTTTGCGGGTAGTGTTGGTATACAACAATCAAGGACAAAGTTTAGGGCGTTGGGCATTCGATTTAAAAGTGTTGGAAGTCGAAAATGGGCAAGTAGTGGGCAGAATTCCAGATTTACAAGCTCTGTCGAAGCGCGAAGCGATTATTGGCTGTGGTGCGCTATTAGTGGCAGTTGCTTTAACCAACATTAGAGCCAATCCTACTGCTATACTTCTAATACTTCCCCTGGCAATTGATTGTAGTTCTGCCTTCTCTGATACTCAGATGCGGCAAGCTTGGCACGATCGCTATGCCGGAACTTTCATAGTTTCGTCACGTCGAGGCTACTCGCTAGATATAAAAGTCAAGCGACTACTTGATAATGTACGGCGAAATGTGAGAAGATAG
- the rpsR gene encoding 30S ribosomal protein S18: protein MSYYRRRLSPIKPGEPIDYKDVDLLRKFVTERGKILPRRITGLTSQQQRELTLAIKRSRIVALLPFINAEA from the coding sequence ATGAGCTATTATCGCCGTCGCCTGTCCCCAATCAAGCCAGGAGAACCAATCGATTACAAAGATGTTGATTTGCTGCGTAAGTTTGTCACCGAGCGGGGCAAGATATTACCACGTCGGATAACTGGACTGACATCTCAACAACAACGAGAATTGACATTAGCAATTAAGCGATCGCGGATTGTGGCTTTGTTGCCATTTATCAACGCGGAAGCGTAA
- a CDS encoding GNAT family N-acetyltransferase, whose translation MYISIRQANIQDTLIVSDVLLEAASWLQQRGIPLWHDSEVSPASISKDVTNGLYFIAEWAGEPAGTIRFQLEDLLFWPDISQEDSAFIHRFAVRRRYSGGKVSSALLTWAIEHAQTLGRYYLRLDCDASRPRLKAVYERFGFRHHSDRQVGAYFVSRYEYEILSQVT comes from the coding sequence ATGTACATCTCAATTCGCCAAGCAAATATACAGGATACTTTGATAGTCTCAGATGTACTGTTAGAAGCAGCTTCGTGGCTTCAACAGCGTGGTATCCCTTTGTGGCATGATAGTGAGGTTTCGCCAGCAAGTATCTCTAAAGATGTTACTAACGGCTTGTATTTTATTGCTGAGTGGGCTGGTGAACCTGCTGGTACAATTAGGTTTCAGCTTGAGGATTTACTTTTCTGGCCAGATATTTCTCAGGAAGATTCAGCGTTTATACATCGCTTCGCAGTTCGACGGCGTTACTCTGGTGGTAAAGTTTCTTCCGCATTACTAACTTGGGCAATCGAACACGCACAAACTCTCGGTAGATATTATTTACGTCTAGATTGTGATGCTTCACGTCCACGCCTCAAAGCAGTATATGAACGCTTTGGTTTCCGTCATCACAGTGATAGACAAGTTGGCGCTTATTTTGTTTCTCGTTACGAATATGAAATACTTTCACAAGTGACCTAA
- a CDS encoding alkaline phosphatase PhoX — MKLSRRNFFTLAGASAVGATMISPLEAFYARAARGQVARGIGYGPLEQKLPVNADEIAGILLDGLDLGSTPCLELPPGFNYTVISVTGQKMDDGNRVPGSHDGMAAFAGPENTTILVRNHELNPNPNGAFALPPYVYDQIGGGTTTIVVGPDRRVEKHFVSLAGTIRNCAGGKTPWGSWVSCEENLTLPGSGGATKKHGYNFEVPVTDDIQVAKPVPLVAMGRFNHEAVAVDPDTGWVYQTEDDGNSCFYRFRPHQKGNLRSGGVLEALVIEGMFKVNTGKDFLKYKNTPLPVKWVKIENVDPATNDFTASVRFQAQSQGAAIFSRGEGASYGNGLIYFTCTSGGNVGQGQVFAYKPNNYDPNIGTLTLVVESPDIEVLNFPDNITVAPFGDLFLCEDGSGIEYVVGVNQDGELYRFAANAFNGGGSEFAGACFSPDGHTLFVNIQSPGITCAIWGPWNRKRA; from the coding sequence ATGAAATTATCAAGACGTAACTTCTTCACCTTGGCTGGCGCAAGTGCTGTTGGCGCTACCATGATTTCTCCTTTGGAAGCTTTTTATGCAAGAGCTGCTCGCGGTCAAGTTGCACGAGGAATTGGCTATGGCCCTTTGGAGCAAAAGCTGCCCGTAAATGCAGATGAAATCGCTGGTATTTTACTAGATGGATTGGATTTAGGCAGCACTCCCTGCTTAGAACTTCCCCCTGGTTTTAACTATACTGTGATCTCAGTTACAGGGCAGAAAATGGACGATGGTAACAGAGTTCCAGGTTCTCATGATGGCATGGCTGCTTTTGCTGGCCCTGAGAACACTACCATTCTGGTACGCAACCACGAGTTGAATCCGAACCCTAATGGCGCTTTTGCGTTACCACCATATGTATATGACCAGATTGGGGGAGGCACAACAACAATTGTTGTTGGCCCTGACCGTCGGGTGGAAAAGCATTTTGTTTCTTTGGCGGGGACGATTCGTAACTGCGCTGGTGGGAAGACTCCTTGGGGTTCGTGGGTTAGCTGTGAAGAGAATCTGACTCTGCCTGGAAGCGGTGGAGCAACCAAAAAGCATGGTTATAACTTTGAGGTTCCTGTAACAGATGACATTCAAGTAGCTAAGCCAGTTCCCCTTGTGGCAATGGGACGCTTTAACCATGAAGCAGTCGCGGTTGATCCAGACACTGGCTGGGTGTATCAAACTGAAGACGATGGAAATAGCTGCTTCTATCGCTTCCGTCCTCATCAAAAAGGCAATCTCCGCAGTGGTGGAGTGCTTGAGGCTCTTGTTATTGAAGGAATGTTTAAAGTTAATACAGGCAAGGATTTTCTTAAATACAAAAATACACCACTGCCAGTTAAGTGGGTAAAGATTGAGAATGTTGATCCTGCTACTAATGACTTCACCGCTTCTGTACGATTTCAAGCGCAAAGCCAGGGTGCAGCTATCTTTTCACGAGGTGAAGGTGCTTCCTATGGCAATGGCTTGATTTACTTTACTTGCACTAGTGGTGGTAACGTAGGACAAGGGCAGGTTTTTGCTTACAAACCCAACAATTATGACCCTAACATTGGCACTCTCACTTTAGTTGTAGAGTCTCCTGATATTGAAGTACTGAATTTCCCAGATAATATTACTGTGGCTCCTTTCGGAGACCTCTTCTTGTGTGAAGATGGTAGCGGTATTGAATATGTGGTTGGAGTTAATCAAGATGGTGAACTGTATCGGTTTGCAGCCAATGCTTTTAATGGCGGCGGCAGTGAATTCGCAGGTGCGTGTTTCTCGCCTGATGGCCACACATTGTTTGTAAATATCCAGAGTCCTGGGATTACCTGTGCGATTTGGGGCCCTTGGAACAGAAAACGAGCATAA